The genomic stretch GCCTATTCCAGTTGGTGAAATAGAAATATAGTGGTGAAATATTTTAGAAcatttttattgtcgagcctgcaacttttgttgcagaaagctcgacatagggatagtgatctggcggcggctacagcggcgttagctaacttcttaaaagctttatattttagaaggtggaagacctggatgcttcatactttgtatatagatgcctcatgttacgaagtttccgtcagtcacatgtccaatgtccttgacctcattttcatggttcagtgaccacttgaaaaaaaagttcaaattttttgtaatgttgaattctctcttattataagtaataggataactatatttgatatgtgcgtaccttgcaaggtcctcatgtctgtcagacagttttcacttgacctcgacctcatttcatggatcagtgaacaaggttaagttttggtggtcaagtccatatctcagatactataagcaatagggctagtatattcggtgtatggaaggactgtaaggtgtacatgtccaactggcaggagtcatctgaccttgacctcattttcatgtttcagtggttatagttaaatttttgtgttttggtctgttgttctcatactatatgcaataggtctactatatttgttgtatggaatgattgtaaggtgtacatgtctagcgggcagatgtcatgtgaccttgacctcattttcatggttcagtggtcaaagttaagtttttgagctttggtctttttatctaatactatatgccataggtcaactatatttggtgtatggaaatatttaatgatctttatgtcagtcgcgcaggttttatttgactgtgacctcattttcacggttcattgcacagtgttaagtttttgtgttttggtctatttttcttaaactataagtaataggtcaactatatatgttgtatagaagcattgttagctgtacatgtctgcctggcatggttcatctgacctttacctcattttcaaggttcattggtctttgtttagttatcttggttaatgttaagtttatggtacagttgttataaagcttagctttttacttaggactatcaacataatatcaatgataagtatagaaggcgagacatttcagcgtgtgcactcttgtatgtAAACATGTGTTAAGCCATAATTCTAACATTGCAATGAATTTTATACCCCCATAAATGATGAACGttgtattctaatgcaacaatgtttgtaacgttcattttgattggataacgtcacttatttacatgaaATCAATTGACAAtagatgctatgggacgtacgcgcaagtgCAGACGGCATATGatagattttaaatacatgttttaacgttgttttttgtcagtttcattagaatggagataacaatattgtattttaagctccgacaccatcaattggggatttgatggtcgcaaatacctgtttactgtctccgctaacgcgttgccagtaaacttaatttgcgaccatcaaatccccaattaatgccgtcggagcttaaaatacaatacagttatctcctaattgtaGACTTATGTTTGTCCATTCGCCTTTTTCCTATGCATATCttacataaattttattttttaattgatatccAAAACCTGTCCATTTGTTCAAGAATGTCTTCAATAAGAGAAGCTTTATAATATTAGTACACAATGTTAAGTCATATAAAAGCTAGCTGTCTTTCAATTCTTTTGATATAACATTACAGAGTTAATTTTCTAttctatttatacatatatattaagcacAGAATTGATCTGAAATTActtttgaaagaataaaaaaggtaaaaaaagctaACAAGTTTGACTATCTAATAGTTTAAACATTTCATGAATTAATATACTATAAAAAgaagtgatatgattgccaatgagacaactcgtcaccaatgtttgtttgaaaatactGAATTAATATTTGGtcaattgaaaatattgaaacaaTTTTTGTATACTATATCTTAAATTTTCAGGAATTACAAATCCCCAGAAGTTCAGAGAATGTATGAAGTTACTTAGAGGTATGATAAGAGAAGGACAAGACTTAAATCTAGAATTTTCTAACAATAACAAAAGTATCGAATATCAcaaaaatgatcaaaattggaGATCAACTGACAATCATTTAAACAAGAAGAATATTCGTTCCATTACTCATAACCAATCACAGACAAGGAGAAGAGCCTTTGAAGAGAAGAAAGTCCTGACTTCAAATGAAGATCCAGAAGTGGATGTGTTGAGAGTCCACCCTGATACACGTATACAGCAAAATCAAGCTAGGTAAGACATTCAGTTCAGAAAAAAATGGCTATTTATTAATTTgattgtgttctttttttttgtatatttgaaataattatgtTGCTACTTACTATATACATAATATGTCTGGTGTTTTTTTACCTAGCTGTAATGGTTCAGTGACtgcttatacatgtagtactacagcattttatcatgtgtttttttttaattgagctTGTTTGCAGAATTTggcaaaacaacaaaataacaataccAATGAAATATCAATCTTTCTTAAAATCACAAATATTGGTACAgaaaaaatgaatgaatccacagtatatagaCTTATTATGTTTATCAAGTTAAATGGTAGTTTTGTTTGAATACACTAAATAAACATaatgaaaacatataaattaaattAGTTTTCATCAACAGACCTATGCAATAACATCCACTAACTACTATGTAATTATTGCTGGCAAGAATTTAAAGATACTAGTAAGCAGTATTCAAGATAGCAGGTAATGGATACAATATTAACagtcattttaattttatgttgAACTTAATTATAGAAAAGAAGTAGAGATCCCTATAACAAATGCTTGGACTGCTGACACCAGAGAAGCAGCCCAAAAACCTGTCAGGAGAAAACCACAACAACCTGTCAGGGAATCTACACTATCTGATGAGGAAGATCGAGAAGGTAAAAATGTGGTTAAGATGAAAGATTCAGTCAATGACCAAATTAGTGAAGGTGTTTCTTGAGTTTATTATTTACTTTGTATATATGTTCTAACCAGGAATACAGAAGGTAAATGTATGAAAATTGAATGAAACACTCTTGTTCaatgttagttttttttctccaaaaaaataGTCATTACATTGGGACATAGATTTTGGGTAATTCCTTCTGTCAGTTTTTGAAAGAGCAATCaattattagataaaaaaaaccaatttaattGAACCCTGTTATAATAAGAAATACTTTTCTTTCAACTTAAATATTAAGTCAAATACTGTGCAATTCACACTTTTGAATAAATCTCACTATTCAAGATGGAGGATAGCAACTGCCTtttgtatattataaattataagtaaaatgtattttatatatttctgtGAACAGAAAACAAACCACAAGATCCAGTCAGTCGTTTGACATCACTACTGGAGGCCCATAAAAGGAGGAGTAGGAAATATCAAACACCATTTGAAAAGAAACGAGTGAAGGagataaaaactttaaattcCAAAGTTCATCAGATGCAACAGGAGAAATTAGAGAAAGAAGAAGAAAtcattgaaatgaaattaaatttggCCACTCAGGAATTAGATATGATGGAACAGGAGATTAAGTATGTTACttgtataataaaaatgttcatttgtaTATTAGTTTGAAACAGTGAGtcatttaaattcttttttgtGTGTATATGACATTGTATACAGATGAGATTTAATAGAAATAGTGAATGCATACACAGGCAGGAAATGTATAACCAAaccctttaaatttttattaccTTTCTGGAACTACTGTCACATTCTGGTAAGAACATGTTCTTATCCTTAGATAAGCCCTTTTCTATTTAAtagttatatttcatttaaagtttaacccttaaatagtttgtttttctgttacaTCGTTCACCCAGATTAGGAGGAggctttaattttaaaaataagaagatgtggtatgattaccaatgatacaactcttcaccaaagaacaaatgacatagaagtaacCCTGTTTTAAGTGTTATAGTCAGAATACCATATTATGCTTTCAGTTTAGAATTTGCTATAAATGAGTGATGGGGAAAACAACAAAGTATTTTTAgatacaattttgtttatttaagaacAAACTTAGATGTAACAAAAGACCAAGTAACAGATCAGCATGCCTATGTACAACAACTTAGATCCACTGAGGCAGATCCAAATCTGGTCGAACAAGAAAAACTGGTGGAAAAACAACTCAGGAAAAGACAGGTGTGTTACTATTGATAGTTTAGTCTAAAATTGTAAAGATTTATTATATTAATCTGTGTTCAACTGAAACTCTTTATCACTTTAAAAGTGTATAGCAGATCCCACATCATCTTTCATGAATCTTCGGATTACTTCAGTGCATATTGATACCTGTTATATACATGGAAAGGATGTTTTCCAATTGTATATATCTCTAAACAGAATTCATAACAATCAAATTCAGCAAACCTGCcaactaaaatcaatatttccTGACATATATAGACAGCTTTAAAATCCTTATTTTTCATTACAGGCAAAGTTTGATAAAAAGTTGGAATTTATAGATGAGAAACGCCAACAGTTAAATGAACAGTCAGAACATATTATGGCTGAGATTGGTAGTGCTAAACCAActattgtggataagtttggaaaGTTCCGTAAACATGACGGAACGTTAAATACCAGACAGGTCTACGATTTGTTGAGAAACGAGGAGAAGAAACATGAAAGGGTAAATCTTAACACATATCATCAAAACGTAGCTCTACCAAATGTTATTCAACTTATTTACCCATTAACACATGTAGGCAAAAGATTACTCTATATTTAGAttactgaaatgtttttaaagatatACTCAGAAAAAAGGTCTAAAAAGATAAGCCTTGAAGGTTATTTAATATGTACTTTTACATACAATTAGACAAATTACAAATTAAGAGTCTCTTCCAGAATTTTCTATCAATGGTTGAGGTTGCCTGATTACATTTATACACCGCtgttatgtttttatattctCTTTCATTTATTCTTCTGATTCTTCTGTACTCAAGGTTCACAATATATTATCAGAAAtgtgacattttatttttattaaacagcAGAAACAGAATAGCTTAAAGGAACCTTAATATACATATGAGACATTCTACAGTTCCTGAattgaaatttttgtttgttgaaaatatctttttaatatgCACAAATCACATATCTAAAAGTTGAAGCTTATTTTCAGTATGTAACCTGTAAATTGTCTTAGATGGACTTGTGTTGTTGGTTATCTGTCTTAGATGGACTTGTGTTGTTggttatctgtctcattgacacactTAGTTACTTAGAactgatataaatatacagtagAACTTGTTAAAGTTTGTCTCAGATATAATGAAGAGAACTAGATTTGAAATGTAATTTATCAGATTTTGTTCATGTATACATTACAGTTCCTATACATTAATTTCATGGCTATCCATTTTACCATACAATCCTAGGTTAACTAAGgagtaacatacaatataatttaCATGTCTTATTAATTACAGGCTCAGACAGATCTAGATAGAGAAAAATACATGGTACTAAGTCGACAGTTAGAGATGAAAGAAGAAGCCACAAGACAAAAATTACAAGAGTTTAAAGAAATGTTACGCATGTCTAAATCTGCAGGATACCCTGATGGGCTTGTATTACATAACGGTGATCGTAACATGAATACAGCTCCTGCTAAAGGCATGTTTATGCATCGTGAACCGTCTCGGCATGCATCGCGACATGCATCAAAACCTGTTCAAATTGTAGAACAGAAGGAGGAGAATTATCCCAGGTCTGCACAGACCAGGGCATCGGATGACACTTTTGTAACAGCCAAGAGTGACTTTGATAGGGACGAAGATGATCAGGAAGAGTATCCTAAATCTGCTGTTACTAGAGTTTCTGGTGCTACATTTTTCACAGCCAAATCAAATTTTGATCGTCCTCCTTCAAGGGCCAGTTTGAGATCATTTCAAAGTAGCATTCCAGATTCAGATTTTTATGccaaaagaaaacaagaaaaggATCCAACTGTAAGATGGGAATCAGCATTTTCACGGCCTCCATCATCTGCAGCGAGCAGACAGGCTTCTGTGGCTGATTTTCACAGTGAGTTAAAGAGAAATGCTGAAAAAGAGGTTCAGTTTTTATCTCCAGAATATATGACTGATGATTATAAGTCTTCTTCTAGAAAATCTGAACGAAGACGTGAAATTAGCAGTGATCAGGAAAATGGTTTTGAATCTGAACCCGAGGAAACAATGTTGCCAAGTAATTATGTGTATGGAATGAGTAGTGGAGATAAATTTGATGCAAGAAAAATGGGTCTTGCCTCAAATACCTTTGATTCTGCTTTGGCATCAATGTTGGACAAACGTGAATCGAACGTTTATTATGATCATGAGGATTATAATGATTACGCTAGGAATACTAATCCTAGCTTTTTTGGTGAAGCGCCAAGTCGTAAAAGTCGGGGTACATCAAGACAGAGGTCAGATCAGATACAGGCAGCTTATGGTGTTAGACAGGGTAGGAGTAGAGACCGACAGAGTTCTAGAGATTCCTGGTTAAGACAGAGTAGTCATAGTCGGGAGAGAAAGAGCACCAGTCGTGACCGTAAGAGCCGAGACAGATGGAGAGATAAGTCAATGGATAGTGATTATAGTGATGCAGAACAGAAAAAGCCAAAACCTAAAACTCCAAATATTAAGTACAGAAACTGGGGACCTATGGCTAGAGTGAGTACAGTGAATTTCTTAAACAAACAAgaaagttcaaagttgaagaagaaagatattttatttgttgGGATAAAACAAAATGCCAATGATTTAttacaaacagacaaaaacaatACAGAACTGATTCAGTTGGCATTTTCTCAGTAGTTTTTAGATGTCTTATAGCAATTACAAGATTGCAACTTTTAGTCAACATCTATAAATTGATATACCCAAAATATTGTTTCCTCTTGCATATATTACTTATTACTTATCAGTTCTATTGAATACACATATCAGGGGGCAGGATCTtttttcgggatgtcaggatcgggtgtttttaagctagGGATATTGGGATTGGTCATTTCTGGATCTGTGAATTCTTATTTTGAATTtcgaaaataacattaaaatacatgtactttatttttaaaaattatgaaaacacaCCCTAAAGCAttaaaaatgttaacattttcacCATAGTAAATCTTATTTTGACATAACATATTTTTACAGGAGACGTCCATTTTAGACAGATTGGCTTCTACATCCATCAAAACTCCAGAAAAGAAGACAAGAACACCATCAAAATCTAAAGAAGGTAAGTGATAATAAATCGGGTTATTATGTTATTACATGGTTTATGTATTAACTTTTTCCagattttaaaaggaaaaattgGTTATTTAGTTAAAGATTGTCACATCAGTAATTCCTCAATACTTAACTAAGTATACATAGGCTTGATAATGACATCCAATTTTTTCTTATGAATCTGTTAAGtgataacaacaacaaaaaattattgcaattatctTTCTCATCAAAATGTCcattatctcccttttttttttgttgttgttgataaggcttatttaaaacaaactgtGAACAATTTGTAATCACAAAAAATcttgatacaaaactttgaaaaaacagggacgaaagataccaaagggacagtcaaactcataaatctaaaacaaactgacaacgccatggctaaaaatgaaaaagacaaacagaaaaacaatagtacacatgacacaacatagaaaactaaagaataaacaacacgaaccccaccaaaaactaggggtgatctcaggtgctccagaagggtaagcagatcctgctccacatgtggcacccgtcgtgttgcttatgtgattacaaatccggtaaatagtctaattcgataggtcacattcatgaaagggaaggggattgtagttacgacgtaaggaacatatccgatatcatttgtgaaacggttattccataacggtcaaccaactcgtgatggcgtccgtaaaatttacgaagggatgatttcaacttcaccatttggaactcttggtttaatagcttccttgtgagcagtaaccctctatcaagaaaatcatgataggaaatgcaagcatgggaatatcgtatcaattgggagatatataccccgtatgcaggtgctgctggaatgttgctacttagaaatggaaagttcacaattggaaagctgaaatcatctcttttgtcgtaaagttttgttttcaaccgaccctcgttgtcaatttctagatgtaagtcaagatatgaagccgacttaactgtatctgtagtatcctttatctccaattcgatgggatagatgcgttccacatagtcaccaaattttgaattgtttagtgaaagaacgtcatctatatagcggaaagtagagttaaaggatattgctaacttcttatctttcttcctaagaagttcctgcatgaagtcagcctcataataataaagaaacaagtcggcaagtagaggggcacagtttgttcccattgggatgctgacagtctgttgaaaaacacgtcctccgaacgttacaaatatgttgtcaatcaagaaatcaagcatcttgataatattggtttcagagaattttttgtttgaatcagagtgattgcTTCACAATTTCTAACATTCTTACAAAATGCAAAATTCTTTTTTGTGTAATACCTggatttatgttttattgtttaaacAGTTCATTATGCTGAAAAATGTATAATTTGCCTATCGATTATTTAATTGTACTGCAATATTTTGTTATCAGCTGCTAAGTCAGAATAATAAATCAGTATCAGGTAATGTGTGCGTATGATTCACAGTAGTAGCCCCAAAGTAGTGTCAAATAATTAGAGTGAaaatttgtttcatttgtttattttcagtttgagttgggttttttttttgcagtgaTTTAAGACAATATAGATTGTCAAGCTTTGTTATGAGCACATagttaaaaatagaatatttattatttttatagaagTTTTGAGTGGCCTATTTTATATGTCCTGCCTACAACAGTAgatggcattatgttttctaattGGCCATCTATCTGTAGGTCCATCTGTCTCTTATCCAGATAATGTTTTGGTTTAAGGTAGTTTGCATACACACCAACTTGAAACTAAGCCACATGTTCTTTATGAAATAACCTGTTTAATTTTTATgccgaaatatttttttgacaaagTTTTTGTACTTCACTATTAATGGAAATGTGAAAGTGGGAGGGGGCATGGTGCCTGTCCTTCGGACACATGCATGttcttgtatttttgttttgcttgTAAGAACTGCCATATGGGAATGTGATGTGATTTATAATCACAATTCCACtctatttttatttctaataataatttcaaaatcaataagaATCAATTTCTTGGACCAACATTAAGGGAGAAACATATCTACTAAATACCAAGATCTGTCCCAATGGTTTAATTGTGGTAATGTGCTAgcctatatacaaggtgataggacgtgcTTCTGAAATAGATCACCTTTTCAAGCTTCAAAATAGGTGAAAAGGATGTGAAAACTATCAGAAGTATAAAGGTCAATAAAGTTCCCATAACCTTATTGAATTTAAACACAGCGAAATATACATACTGTTTGCACTtgcaatacatgtggatttacaatgcaagggagataatttgtaacAGTCATTCATTTATACATACATGACTTGAGTTTTCACTAAGTATAGATATAACAAAATTGATCACACTGTTGTTTACAAGCCCTTCatatttgacttatgaataatatttgttattatatgaccgtaaaaattgaaaaaattttggtcgtatattggtatcacgttggcgtcgtcgtctgcgtagTCGTTGTTGTCGTTGTCGCActattactttagtttaagtaaatagaaatctatgaaattttgacacaaggtttatgaccacaaaaggaaggttgggattgattttgggagttttggttgaaactgtttaggaattaggggtcaaaaaagggcccaaataagcattattcttggttttcacacaataactttagtatttagtataagtaaatagaaatcaatgaaatttaaacacaaggtttatgaccacaaaaggaaggttgggattgatttttggagttgaagtcctaacagtttaggaattaggggccaaaaggggcccaaataagcattattcttggttttcgcaccataactttagtatgagtaaatagaaatctatgaaatttaaacacaaggtgaccataaaaggaaggttgggtttgattttgggagttttggtctcaacagtttaggaataaggggtaaaAAAATggactttgtttaatttcataaaaaattgaataattggggttctttgatatgccgaatctaactgtgtaagTAGATTGtgaatttttggtcccgttttcaaattggtctacattaaggtccaaagggtccaaaatttatcttagtttgattttaacaaaaattgaatccttggggttctttgatatgctgaatctaaaaatgtacttagatttttgattattggcccagttttcaagttggtccaaatcttggtccaaaattaatctttgtttgatttcatcaaaaattgaataattggggttctttgatatgccaaatctaactgtgtatgtaggttcttaatttttggtcccgttttcaaattggtctactttaaagtccaaagggtccaaaattaaactaagtttgattttaacaaaaattgatttttttttttgatatactGAATCTTTAGAATctttacttagatttttgattatgggcccagttttcaagttggttcaaatcaggatctaaaattattatattaagtattgtgcaatagcaagaaattttcaattgcacagtattcaacaatagcaagaaatcttcaattgaacagtattgtgcaatagcaagaaattttcaattgcacagtattgcgcaatagcaaaaaatcttcaattgcacagtattgtgcaatagcaaatattttcaattgcacagtattgcgcaatagcaaatattttcaattgcacagtattgcgcaatagcaagaaataactaattgcacaatattgtgcaatagcaagaaattttcaattggagttatctttctttgtccagaatagtagttgaatcaacttaaatcattgttttatacaatatacaatgtttatcatatacttagactaaataacatataaattttaccgtatgataatagcattaaattgacgttaattccatatttttcgaattggtgcttagcgggctgatatgaaaagtttatcacatgcttcgattgttatcacatgcctttccgcaacgttatcacatggcattcccgccgcgatatagcctttttgtgctaatgtggcgtaaagcaacaaacaatcaatcacaTGGgattccggtaatactcggccaattccggaaaatacacctcaatgctacgttttcagtgaaaaacattacaaagtagtgtacaaaacaattatttgaatactggaaagtatattgtttaaaataataaaaaaaaaaaaaaaaaaaaaaaaaaaaccaaacaaattatttaataaatgcatttttgaagtttttcttaaatataatttagaaagtttccttaaaaagttgacttttaaCAATGATCATTaggtatattgttgaattattttttgccgattcgtccatattaaaatgtttgttttctctctctctctctgttggggcatatgatagaaagatttcatattgaatgtatcaaattttgggctcgacggccgtgaacttttttactctttaaacttcgggaaccacataaaaggatcaatatgtgaatctgttatttttctctactgttgaagcatatgataaaaagatcataacatgtcatttttcatatcgcatgtattatcagccctcgagccgtgcggctcttgggctgatattgaaccttgggctgataatacatgcgatatgaaaaatgccatgtaataatctgataatattcacttttactaccaactgataaattaaaacaatctttaccattcagtgataacaagcactttattttacattttaatattttatgatgtatttaaatgagtagttattgttgcaaactccattagaaatttgaattgagatcagttttggaaaaaggtaaagggggatgtgaaaaaaaaatgggggtggggggggggttaaatttttctcatatcagatttcataaatagaaagaaaatttcttcaaacatttttttgagaggattaatattcaacagcatagtgaattgctcaaaggcaaaaaaaaatattttaagttcattagacaacattcattctgtgtcagaaacctatgctgtgtcaactatttaatcacaatccaaatttagagctgaatccagcttgaatgttgtgtccatacttgccccaaccgttcagggttcaacctctgcggtcgtataaagctgcgccctgcggagcatctgttttttgtggttgcatttttaaaaatctttgcACCTTTGAGGAAAAATTTATAGCTTATGTCTCACATTTTAGATAAAAGTTTTGACGATATGGTAGTTGGTCATAACATGAAAATGGAGTATGTTCCTAAGAAAGCTAATCACTATACTCAGTCCAGCAAACCTCAGTCTGCACCAGTAGAACCTGTTAACGAGGTGGAGAATGCCTTCCAGTCTAAAGTACAATCTCATAAAGAAC from Mytilus edulis chromosome 7, xbMytEdul2.2, whole genome shotgun sequence encodes the following:
- the LOC139529915 gene encoding kinesin-like protein KIF6 isoform X1, translating into MPQIRTFCRIKPTGDYYPEFEVSHDTLSLRVPELLRDYNNPKANNRTTVHHEFHFNYIFKNVATQEEVFDVAAKDIVAGFLDGFNGTIFAYGQTGTGKTFTVEGYGKQYEMRGLEPRSLSMIYKALEKRTDEEIDVHISYMEIYQEVGYDLLNPNYKQQNPNTPFPRVHVLEGTGGVWVVRNLSVHKAPTEEIAQQLLQQGQLHRKVAATSVHDRSSRSHAVFTIQMTSKKPGSDTLLRSKLHLVDLAGSERVSKTGVQGHQLNEAKCINLSLHYLETVIIALQGESAPPSRQRPGSGGVKKSRYNLPNRPATAEGTRVGNISKHVPYRNSLLTMVLRDSLGGNCMTSMIATISLEYNNLGESISTCRFAGRVACIANSVSRNEQLDEKSLIKKLKKKVAELETELSCLRLAKEVGNAALDGMNTKLTDEDKIMCAEIIQGYLGGKVPDPITAGITNPQKFRECMKLLRGMIREGQDLNLEFSNNNKSIEYHKNDQNWRSTDNHLNKKNIRSITHNQSQTRRRAFEEKKVLTSNEDPEVDVLRVHPDTRIQQNQARKEVEIPITNAWTADTREAAQKPVRRKPQQPVRESTLSDEEDREENKPQDPVSRLTSLLEAHKRRSRKYQTPFEKKRVKEIKTLNSKVHQMQQEKLEKEEEIIEMKLNLATQELDMMEQEIKTNLDVTKDQVTDQHAYVQQLRSTEADPNLVEQEKLVEKQLRKRQAKFDKKLEFIDEKRQQLNEQSEHIMAEIGSAKPTIVDKFGKFRKHDGTLNTRQVYDLLRNEEKKHERAQTDLDREKYMVLSRQLEMKEEATRQKLQEFKEMLRMSKSAGYPDGLVLHNGDRNMNTAPAKGMFMHREPSRHASRHASKPVQIVEQKEENYPRSAQTRASDDTFVTAKSDFDRDEDDQEEYPKSAVTRVSGATFFTAKSNFDRPPSRASLRSFQSSIPDSDFYAKRKQEKDPTVRWESAFSRPPSSAASRQASVADFHSELKRNAEKEVQFLSPEYMTDDYKSSSRKSERRREISSDQENGFESEPEETMLPSNYVYGMSSGDKFDARKMGLASNTFDSALASMLDKRESNVYYDHEDYNDYARNTNPSFFGEAPSRKSRGTSRQRSDQIQAAYGVRQGRSRDRQSSRDSWLRQSSHSRERKSTSRDRKSRDRWRDKSMDSDYSDAEQKKPKPKTPNIKYRNWGPMARETSILDRLASTSIKTPEKKTRTPSKSKEDKSFDDMVVGHNMKMEYVPKKANHYTQSSKPQSAPVEPVNEVENAFQSKVQSHKERVAKIRKARRSAELIQRAWRNYIKKKNKKRRY
- the LOC139529915 gene encoding uncharacterized protein isoform X2; the protein is MTSKKPGSDTLLRSKLHLVDLAGSERVSKTGVQGHQLNEAKCINLSLHYLETVIIALQGESAPPSRQRPGSGGVKKSRYNLPNRPATAEGTRVGNISKHVPYRNSLLTMVLRDSLGGNCMTSMIATISLEYNNLGESISTCRFAGRVACIANSVSRNEQLDEKSLIKKLKKKVAELETELSCLRLAKEVGNAALDGMNTKLTDEDKIMCAEIIQGYLGGKVPDPITAGITNPQKFRECMKLLRGMIREGQDLNLEFSNNNKSIEYHKNDQNWRSTDNHLNKKNIRSITHNQSQTRRRAFEEKKVLTSNEDPEVDVLRVHPDTRIQQNQARKEVEIPITNAWTADTREAAQKPVRRKPQQPVRESTLSDEEDREENKPQDPVSRLTSLLEAHKRRSRKYQTPFEKKRVKEIKTLNSKVHQMQQEKLEKEEEIIEMKLNLATQELDMMEQEIKTNLDVTKDQVTDQHAYVQQLRSTEADPNLVEQEKLVEKQLRKRQAKFDKKLEFIDEKRQQLNEQSEHIMAEIGSAKPTIVDKFGKFRKHDGTLNTRQVYDLLRNEEKKHERAQTDLDREKYMVLSRQLEMKEEATRQKLQEFKEMLRMSKSAGYPDGLVLHNGDRNMNTAPAKGMFMHREPSRHASRHASKPVQIVEQKEENYPRSAQTRASDDTFVTAKSDFDRDEDDQEEYPKSAVTRVSGATFFTAKSNFDRPPSRASLRSFQSSIPDSDFYAKRKQEKDPTVRWESAFSRPPSSAASRQASVADFHSELKRNAEKEVQFLSPEYMTDDYKSSSRKSERRREISSDQENGFESEPEETMLPSNYVYGMSSGDKFDARKMGLASNTFDSALASMLDKRESNVYYDHEDYNDYARNTNPSFFGEAPSRKSRGTSRQRSDQIQAAYGVRQGRSRDRQSSRDSWLRQSSHSRERKSTSRDRKSRDRWRDKSMDSDYSDAEQKKPKPKTPNIKYRNWGPMARETSILDRLASTSIKTPEKKTRTPSKSKEDKSFDDMVVGHNMKMEYVPKKANHYTQSSKPQSAPVEPVNEVENAFQSKVQSHKERVAKIRKARRSAELIQRAWRNYIKKKNKKRRY